A portion of the uncultured Bacteroides sp. genome contains these proteins:
- a CDS encoding type II toxin-antitoxin system HigB family toxin, whose product MRVVSHKKLKEFYETKGREDSRIALERWYDIAEKAEWKNLQDIKVDFPSTDYVGNQHYVFNIRGNNYRLVVAIKFTISYVFVRFVGTHKEYDKTDCSTI is encoded by the coding sequence ATGAGAGTAGTATCACATAAGAAGCTAAAAGAGTTCTACGAAACGAAAGGACGTGAGGACTCACGTATTGCCCTTGAACGTTGGTATGATATTGCTGAGAAAGCGGAATGGAAAAACTTACAAGATATTAAAGTTGATTTTCCTTCTACTGATTATGTTGGTAACCAGCATTATGTTTTCAATATCAGAGGGAACAATTATCGACTGGTAGTCGCTATCAAGTTTACCATTAGCTACGTTTTTGTTCGTTTCGTTGGCACTCACAAAGAATATGATAA